One Gemmatimonadota bacterium DNA window includes the following coding sequences:
- a CDS encoding Gfo/Idh/MocA family oxidoreductase — MDRRYRAGVIGRTGRGNYGHGLDTVYLEMDDVDIIAVADDDPDGLREAGRRLGVRNLYTDYREMLRNEWFDIVSICPRWLDQHAAMTLAVAEAGACIFLEKPMARTLSEADAMIEACEKAGVMMGIAHQGRMHTAAWHARQLIVDGAIGDILHVGMNGKEDHRGGGEDLMVLGTHLFDMLRFLLGRNPAWVQASVTMAGGRPATLEDAVEGPEELGLIAGDAIHAMYGFGHGVTATFETRRNQAPHPRRYGMWVYGSEGIMTVHEGSQQIRIHESPVWHPDDDASVRDVTAEALELEPSEQPSMSALQAAANAAIVRDVFEARRDGRRPVNSGYDGRWALEMIHGVFAAHLAESRIALPLENRDHPLLPNLI, encoded by the coding sequence ATGGACCGACGATACAGGGCGGGGGTCATCGGACGCACCGGCCGTGGCAACTACGGCCATGGCCTGGACACGGTGTACCTCGAAATGGATGACGTGGACATCATCGCCGTGGCCGACGACGATCCGGACGGTCTGCGGGAAGCGGGCCGGCGGCTCGGCGTGCGGAACCTGTATACGGATTACCGGGAGATGCTGCGCAACGAGTGGTTCGATATCGTCAGCATCTGTCCCCGCTGGCTCGACCAGCACGCCGCAATGACCCTGGCCGTCGCGGAAGCGGGCGCGTGCATCTTCCTCGAGAAGCCCATGGCCCGAACGCTGTCCGAGGCCGACGCCATGATCGAAGCCTGCGAGAAGGCCGGGGTGATGATGGGCATCGCCCACCAGGGCCGCATGCACACGGCCGCGTGGCACGCCCGTCAACTGATCGTCGACGGCGCTATCGGGGATATTCTGCACGTCGGCATGAACGGCAAGGAGGATCATCGCGGAGGCGGCGAGGACCTTATGGTGCTGGGCACCCACCTTTTCGACATGCTACGGTTCCTCCTCGGCAGAAACCCCGCCTGGGTACAGGCGTCGGTGACCATGGCCGGCGGCCGGCCCGCGACCCTGGAAGACGCCGTGGAGGGTCCGGAAGAACTGGGTCTCATCGCGGGCGACGCCATCCACGCGATGTACGGTTTCGGTCACGGCGTGACGGCCACTTTCGAAACGCGCCGCAACCAGGCCCCTCACCCCCGGAGGTACGGGATGTGGGTGTACGGTTCGGAGGGCATCATGACCGTACATGAAGGTTCCCAGCAGATCAGGATCCACGAATCCCCGGTCTGGCATCCGGACGACGACGCGTCGGTTCGCGACGTTACCGCGGAAGCGCTGGAACTTGAGCCTTCCGAGCAGCCTTCAATGAGCGCGCTTCAGGCGGCGGCCAACGCCGCCATCGTCCGCGACGTGTTCGAGGCGAGGCGGGACGGACGCAGACCGGTGAACAGCGGATACGACGGGCGCTGGGCACTGGAGATGATCCACGGCGTCTTTGCCGCCCACCTGGCGGAAAGCCGCATCGCCCTGCCGCTGGAAAACCGGGACCACCCGTTGTTGCCGAACCTGATTTAG
- a CDS encoding energy-coupling factor transporter transmembrane protein EcfT, with protein MVLYIPTDSLLHRLHPSTKTVGLALLLILTVAFQSPWYQLVILSGVLLLARSAGAFRNLRRILPLMITVLVFSVVSWSLFRRVGDPFWSFGLFTLSTESIRFGFAMGFRLEAMLVSGMVFVSCTKVEEFAYGLRAIGLPFAVSFALSLAFRLVPLFFTRIGTVVQAQQARGLDLKSGNVFQRAHKYVPLLVPIFVYAIRDTDLLSMALESKGFGMRGRRTEYLAFPFVWRDYAILGLLLILNIAGWLMPAP; from the coding sequence ATGGTGCTCTACATACCCACTGATTCCCTGTTGCATCGGCTCCATCCCTCGACGAAGACCGTGGGACTGGCCCTGTTGCTGATCCTCACGGTGGCCTTCCAGTCGCCCTGGTACCAGCTGGTCATCCTGTCGGGTGTCCTGTTGCTAGCCCGTTCGGCCGGCGCGTTCAGAAACCTCCGCCGGATCCTGCCACTCATGATTACCGTGCTCGTGTTCAGCGTCGTGTCCTGGTCGCTGTTCAGACGCGTCGGCGATCCGTTCTGGTCCTTTGGACTGTTCACGCTCTCGACGGAGTCCATACGGTTCGGGTTCGCCATGGGATTCAGGCTCGAGGCGATGCTCGTTTCCGGCATGGTCTTCGTTTCCTGTACGAAAGTGGAGGAATTCGCCTATGGGCTCCGGGCCATCGGGCTGCCCTTCGCCGTCAGTTTCGCGCTCTCTCTTGCCTTTCGGCTCGTTCCCCTGTTTTTTACGCGTATCGGCACGGTCGTCCAGGCCCAGCAGGCACGGGGCCTCGATCTCAAGAGCGGGAACGTATTTCAGCGGGCCCACAAGTACGTGCCGCTGCTGGTGCCCATATTCGTGTACGCGATCAGGGACACCGACCTGCTTTCCATGGCCCTGGAATCCAAGGGTTTCGGCATGCGGGGCAGGAGAACGGAGTACCTTGCTTTCCCCTTCGTCTGGCGTGACTATGCCATACTGGGGTTGCTGCTGATCCTGAATATCGCGGGCTGGTTGATGCCGGCTCCGTGA
- a CDS encoding ABC transporter ATP-binding protein: MNQPILTLSDLAFTYRDAPKPALDQINYHHPRGEFTVIVGETGAGKSTLCRCLNGLIPSFTKGRLDGSLQVAGHRESERPQVYELARIVGLVFQDFEAQLFSTNVELETAFALENFAVDRDQMKSRVDQALNRVGLSGFEQRDPASLSGGEKQRLAIASVLAGSPSVVVMDEPTTDLDPVGKRAIFKLAQVLRNEIEGIILVEHETEHVLSADRILLMHEGRIVQEGPPGEILADPRNVIRHGVRPLQTTVLLSQLGLETDALTIQDAAARIRSAGWRVRESARESLEGARRSERPHESPGEPSGEPPGEPRQSVVHIENLVFRYGETPPAVDGVSLDIAAGEFVALVGQNGCGKTTLAKHLNGLHAPTEGEVRVLGKSTTDWTLPELGRRVGYVFQNPDHQIFANTVRDEVAFGARNYGFSEDKIGEKVDAALAETDLSGRDLEDPFNLTRGERQQLAVASVLATDPEILVLDEPTTGLDYHGQVAILNLVRRLNESGRTVVMITHSMWVVAEYADRCVIMSGGRVVQDGDVRTCFSNPELLESLYLEAPEAVRLGYEFGLVARSVKEIADCLERVEE, from the coding sequence TTGAACCAGCCGATCCTCACGCTCAGCGACCTCGCGTTCACCTACCGCGACGCCCCTAAGCCCGCGCTCGATCAGATCAACTACCATCATCCCCGCGGTGAATTCACGGTAATCGTCGGCGAGACCGGCGCCGGCAAATCCACCCTGTGCCGCTGCCTGAACGGGCTGATACCCTCCTTTACAAAGGGCAGGCTCGACGGAAGCCTGCAGGTAGCCGGCCACCGGGAATCCGAACGGCCGCAGGTCTACGAACTGGCACGAATCGTCGGCCTGGTCTTCCAGGACTTCGAGGCGCAGTTGTTCTCCACCAACGTGGAACTCGAGACGGCTTTCGCCCTCGAGAACTTCGCCGTGGACCGCGATCAGATGAAAAGCCGCGTCGACCAGGCGCTGAACCGGGTCGGGCTGTCGGGCTTCGAACAGCGGGACCCCGCCAGCCTGTCGGGGGGCGAGAAGCAGCGGCTGGCCATCGCCTCGGTGCTGGCGGGCAGTCCCTCGGTGGTGGTCATGGACGAACCGACGACCGACCTGGATCCCGTCGGAAAACGAGCCATCTTCAAGCTCGCCCAGGTCCTGCGTAACGAGATCGAGGGCATCATCCTGGTGGAGCACGAGACCGAACACGTCCTGAGCGCGGACCGGATCCTGTTGATGCACGAGGGGCGTATCGTCCAGGAGGGGCCGCCCGGCGAGATCCTGGCCGATCCCCGGAATGTGATACGGCATGGCGTCAGGCCGCTTCAGACCACCGTGCTGCTGTCCCAACTGGGACTGGAGACGGATGCGCTGACCATACAGGACGCGGCTGCCCGAATCCGTTCGGCCGGATGGCGCGTCAGGGAGTCTGCCCGGGAAAGCCTGGAAGGCGCGCGCCGGAGCGAACGGCCGCATGAATCACCGGGTGAACCATCGGGTGAGCCACCGGGTGAGCCGCGCCAGTCTGTCGTGCACATCGAAAACCTGGTCTTCAGATACGGCGAAACACCGCCGGCCGTGGACGGGGTCAGCCTGGACATCGCGGCCGGTGAATTCGTCGCGCTGGTGGGACAGAACGGCTGCGGCAAGACCACGCTCGCCAAGCATCTCAACGGACTGCACGCCCCGACGGAGGGCGAGGTCCGGGTCCTGGGCAAGTCGACCACCGACTGGACCCTGCCCGAACTGGGACGTCGCGTCGGTTACGTATTCCAGAATCCGGACCATCAGATCTTCGCCAATACCGTGCGGGACGAAGTCGCCTTCGGCGCCCGGAACTACGGGTTCTCCGAAGATAAAATCGGGGAGAAAGTGGACGCGGCACTGGCCGAAACCGACCTGTCCGGCCGGGATCTCGAGGACCCCTTCAATCTGACCCGGGGAGAAAGGCAGCAACTTGCCGTGGCGTCGGTGCTGGCCACGGACCCCGAGATCCTCGTTTTGGATGAACCGACCACCGGGCTGGACTACCACGGCCAGGTCGCCATACTGAACCTGGTCCGGCGGCTCAACGAATCCGGCCGTACCGTGGTCATGATTACCCATTCCATGTGGGTCGTCGCCGAATACGCCGACCGTTGCGTCATCATGTCGGGCGGACGCGTCGTCCAGGACGGAGACGTGCGGACGTGTTTCAGCAATCCCGAATTGCTGGAATCGCTGTACCTGGAAGCGCCCGAGGCCGTCCGTCTCGGTTATGAATTCGGACTCGTGGCACGTTCCGTCAAAGAGATTGCCGACTGCCTGGAACGTGTGGAGGAATAG